From the Candidatus Bathyarchaeota archaeon genome, one window contains:
- the sepF gene encoding cell division protein SepF, which produces MQAQSTCSVKTVIYVKAIALRYLSDIEKIRKEMKNGNILIVKITPLAKKSINEVKEAVMQLKNYVSKEGGDIARLGEERIIITPPKIKIWREKT; this is translated from the coding sequence ATGCAAGCGCAATCAACTTGCAGCGTAAAAACCGTCATCTATGTTAAGGCTATAGCTTTACGCTATCTTTCAGATATTGAGAAAATAAGAAAGGAAATGAAAAACGGTAATATATTAATAGTTAAAATAACTCCTTTAGCTAAAAAAAGCATAAATGAAGTTAAAGAAGCTGTAATGCAACTTAAAAATTATGTGAGTAAAGAAGGCGGCGATATAGCTAGGCTTGGTGAAGAAAGAATTATTATAACGCCTCCAAAAATAAAGATATGGCGAGAAAAAACCTAA
- a CDS encoding KaiC domain-containing protein: protein MNNVERLSTGIVEFNKLIEGGIPRDFLVAVTGEPGTGKTIFSIHFIAQGIKEEDQCIYVTTEESRDSIVKQAAQFGIDFLKAIEVKKLLIIDALMGLEDPWSLKSLEVEELVNKVIEAKKILGYGRSRLVIDSLSAFWLDKPAMARRYSYLVKKVLSKWDFTVLATSQYAITTSDAFGFGLEHIADGIIRFRRIIRNGVLKRYILIEKMRQTNHSLTMHEITIVKEKGLIVLGEAKERKEDFALPKPVIDKIMNSKIKREMEMP, encoded by the coding sequence TTGAATAATGTAGAGCGTTTATCTACAGGTATAGTTGAATTTAATAAGCTTATTGAAGGGGGCATTCCAAGAGATTTTTTAGTAGCGGTTACCGGAGAACCTGGAACTGGAAAAACTATTTTTTCAATTCATTTTATAGCTCAAGGCATTAAAGAAGAGGATCAATGCATTTACGTTACAACAGAAGAATCTAGAGATTCAATAGTTAAGCAAGCTGCACAATTTGGAATAGATTTTTTAAAAGCTATTGAAGTTAAAAAGCTTTTAATAATAGATGCGTTGATGGGTTTGGAGGATCCTTGGTCTCTTAAAAGTCTTGAAGTAGAAGAGCTTGTTAATAAAGTGATTGAAGCTAAAAAAATTTTGGGTTATGGGCGTTCAAGATTAGTTATTGATAGCCTTTCAGCTTTCTGGCTTGATAAACCAGCTATGGCTAGAAGGTACTCTTATTTAGTGAAAAAAGTTTTATCTAAATGGGATTTTACTGTTCTTGCTACATCGCAATATGCTATAACAACTTCCGATGCTTTTGGTTTTGGGTTAGAGCATATAGCTGATGGCATAATAAGGTTTAGAAGGATTATTCGAAATGGCGTATTAAAGCGTTATATTCTTATTGAGAAAATGAGGCAAACCAACCATAGTTTAACAATGCATGAAATAACAATTGTTAAGGAGAAAGGGCTTATAGTTCTTGGAGAAGCAAAAGAAAGAAAAGAAGATTTTGCTTTACCTAAACCTGTAATCGATAAAATCATGAACTCGAAAATTAAAAGAGAAATGGAAATGCCTTAA
- a CDS encoding RNA-binding protein, producing the protein MSEIALNIFKENIGKVVLVELKGGRSVRGKLYSFDQHMNLVLEDAEDISEENPKKIGMVIIRGDNVVLVSPPPKKPEENQTKK; encoded by the coding sequence ATGTCGGAAATAGCATTAAACATTTTTAAAGAAAATATTGGAAAAGTAGTGTTAGTAGAGCTTAAAGGTGGAAGAAGCGTAAGAGGAAAACTTTACAGCTTCGACCAACATATGAACCTTGTTTTAGAAGACGCTGAAGATATAAGTGAAGAAAACCCAAAAAAAATAGGAATGGTAATAATTAGAGGAGATAACGTGGTTTTAGTTTCTCCTCCACCAAAAAAACCTGAGGAAAACCAAACTAAAAAATGA
- the psmB gene encoding archaeal proteasome endopeptidase complex subunit beta encodes MINDASIKLLQNNNVLKGTTTIGVVCKDGIILATDTRATMGYFIAHKKAKKVYKIDDHIAMTIAGAVADAQTVVEILKVNSKLYKYERGEPIPVNAAARLVANILFSSRYLPLMLQAIVGGVSNGKSQLFALDPLGSLTEEKYVSTGSGSPIAYGVLETEFKENMSVKEALPVVLKAIKSAIKRDAASGDDFDVALITLDGGYRELNKKEKEELFKN; translated from the coding sequence ATGATAAATGATGCTTCAATTAAATTACTTCAAAACAATAATGTTTTAAAAGGAACAACTACGATCGGTGTAGTTTGCAAAGATGGAATAATATTAGCTACCGATACTAGAGCCACGATGGGTTATTTTATAGCTCATAAAAAAGCTAAAAAAGTTTATAAAATAGACGATCATATAGCTATGACTATTGCTGGAGCTGTAGCCGACGCTCAAACAGTAGTTGAAATATTGAAAGTTAATTCAAAGCTTTATAAATATGAAAGGGGAGAACCTATCCCTGTTAATGCTGCAGCTAGGCTTGTTGCAAATATACTTTTCTCTTCAAGATATCTTCCATTAATGCTTCAAGCTATCGTTGGTGGAGTTAGCAATGGGAAATCTCAGCTTTTTGCTTTAGATCCCCTCGGAAGCTTAACTGAAGAAAAATATGTCTCAACAGGTTCAGGATCTCCAATAGCTTATGGAGTTTTAGAAACTGAATTTAAAGAGAATATGAGTGTGAAAGAGGCTCTTCCAGTAGTCTTAAAGGCTATTAAATCTGCGATTAAACGAGATGCTGCAAGTGGAGACGATTTTGATGTCGCGTTAATAACTTTAGATGGAGGCTATAGGGAGCTTAACAAGAAAGAAAAAGAAGAGTTATTTAAAAATTAA
- a CDS encoding Tma20 N-terminal domain-containing protein (This domain, regularly found N-terminal to the PseudoUridine synthase and Archaeosine transglycosylase (PUA)-domain and therefore called Pre-PUA, occurs in yeast translation protein Tma20, and in homologous archaeal proteins.), with protein MKAISSKYGLPEDFFKGKAKVEVLKVKENKRLFFLDGKPLVFTMDSELYPTLIFFEALARLPKIVVDMGAVSHICNGADVMMPGVKRIDGAFKENSLVLIVDEKHGKTLAIGVALINSEEAKNLRKGKLAKNLHYVGDEVWKNLSNLA; from the coding sequence TTGAAAGCTATTTCAAGTAAATATGGTTTGCCTGAAGATTTTTTTAAAGGGAAAGCTAAAGTTGAAGTTTTGAAAGTTAAAGAGAATAAACGATTGTTTTTTCTCGATGGTAAACCGTTAGTTTTTACCATGGATTCAGAGCTTTACCCAACATTAATTTTTTTTGAGGCTTTAGCTCGATTACCTAAAATTGTTGTAGATATGGGCGCTGTTTCCCATATTTGTAATGGCGCTGATGTTATGATGCCTGGAGTTAAAAGGATTGATGGTGCATTTAAGGAAAACTCTCTGGTTTTAATAGTAGATGAAAAGCATGGAAAAACTTTAGCTATTGGAGTGGCTTTAATTAATTCTGAGGAAGCTAAAAATTTAAGAAAAGGAAAGCTCGCTAAAAATCTTCATTATGTTGGAGATGAAGTTTGGAAGAATCTTTCTAACCTTGCTTAG
- a CDS encoding beta-CASP ribonuclease aCPSF1: protein MRNQNSNGYAKVRECILECLPKEAEVTRIEFEGSKLAVYVKNTAMLLEQNYIISDIVTRLHKRVVIRSDPSIRISKEKAEKIIENLAPKEAEITSITFDLTLGEVIIEAKKPGLVIGKEGIILQEIIKATAWRPKVIRAPLLNSKIIASTRHILHSESEERTRILRNIGERIFRPTLTKQGSVRLTFLGGFREVGRSAILLETEESCILLDCGIKPSDQDLTPYPRFDVEQFNLDRLDAVVISHAHVDHCAMAPFLFKYDYDGPVYCSEPTSTLMPLLQLDYLDVASKEGSYAPYDQKDVREEVLHIIPLKYGVVNDIAPGVKLTLYDAGHILGSSIVHIHIGEGFHNIVYTGDFKFGKTTLLDSATSNFPRVETLIIESTYGAPEDVMPERSIVEANLIESLNEILKNGGKVLIPVPAVGRAQEIMIVLNNYMKNKKLIEAPIYIEGMISEATAIHTVYPEYLSKSISDQILHKNVNPFQSEYFTIVNHPSEREEIVKGGPSIIMATSGMLEGGPAIDYFKYLAPEEKNAIIFVSYQIEGTLGNKIKNGLKEVSLLGSNGKMELIKIKAKVEFIEGFSGHSDRNQLLSFLSKIKPKPSKIIVGHGERRKCESLAASINKKFGKAIAPENLETIRLR, encoded by the coding sequence TTGCGTAATCAAAATAGTAATGGATATGCTAAAGTTAGAGAGTGTATTTTAGAGTGTTTACCGAAAGAAGCTGAGGTTACAAGAATAGAGTTTGAAGGCTCAAAGCTTGCTGTTTACGTTAAAAACACGGCTATGCTTCTTGAACAAAATTATATAATATCTGATATAGTTACGCGCCTTCATAAAAGAGTTGTAATTAGATCTGATCCCTCTATAAGAATATCAAAAGAAAAAGCTGAGAAAATTATAGAAAACTTAGCTCCCAAAGAAGCTGAAATAACATCAATAACTTTTGATTTAACATTAGGGGAAGTTATAATTGAAGCTAAAAAGCCTGGTTTAGTTATAGGAAAAGAGGGAATTATTCTTCAAGAAATCATAAAAGCTACTGCGTGGAGACCTAAAGTTATTAGAGCACCTTTATTAAATTCAAAGATTATAGCTTCAACAAGACACATTCTTCATTCTGAAAGCGAAGAAAGAACTAGAATTTTAAGAAATATAGGGGAAAGAATTTTTAGGCCAACTTTAACAAAACAAGGGAGCGTTAGATTAACTTTTTTAGGAGGTTTTAGAGAAGTTGGGCGTTCAGCGATTTTACTTGAAACTGAAGAAAGTTGCATTCTTCTAGATTGCGGCATTAAACCAAGCGATCAAGATTTAACGCCTTACCCCAGGTTCGATGTGGAGCAATTTAATTTAGATAGGTTAGATGCGGTGGTGATTTCTCACGCTCATGTAGATCATTGCGCTATGGCCCCATTCCTATTCAAATATGATTATGATGGTCCAGTCTATTGTTCTGAGCCAACATCCACTTTAATGCCTCTTCTACAATTAGATTATTTAGATGTAGCTAGTAAAGAAGGTTCTTACGCACCTTATGATCAAAAAGATGTTAGAGAAGAAGTTCTTCATATAATTCCATTAAAATATGGGGTAGTAAATGATATCGCGCCTGGAGTAAAATTAACTTTATATGATGCTGGGCATATTTTAGGTTCATCAATAGTTCATATTCATATAGGTGAGGGTTTTCATAATATTGTTTATACAGGCGACTTTAAATTTGGTAAAACAACTCTTTTAGACTCAGCTACCTCAAACTTCCCAAGAGTTGAAACATTAATAATTGAAAGCACATATGGGGCTCCTGAAGATGTTATGCCTGAAAGAAGTATTGTTGAAGCTAATTTAATTGAATCATTAAATGAAATATTAAAGAACGGTGGAAAAGTTTTAATTCCCGTTCCAGCTGTTGGAAGAGCTCAAGAAATAATGATAGTATTAAACAATTATATGAAAAATAAAAAGTTGATTGAAGCTCCAATATATATAGAAGGAATGATTTCAGAGGCCACAGCTATTCACACAGTTTATCCAGAATATTTATCTAAATCTATTAGCGATCAAATTCTTCATAAAAATGTTAATCCTTTCCAATCAGAATACTTCACTATAGTTAATCATCCAAGTGAAAGAGAGGAAATAGTTAAAGGTGGGCCATCAATTATAATGGCTACTTCAGGTATGCTTGAAGGCGGTCCAGCTATAGATTACTTTAAGTATTTAGCTCCTGAAGAAAAAAACGCTATAATATTTGTAAGCTACCAAATAGAAGGAACATTAGGAAATAAAATAAAGAATGGGTTAAAAGAAGTTTCTTTGCTAGGCTCTAATGGAAAAATGGAGTTAATTAAAATTAAAGCTAAGGTTGAATTTATTGAAGGTTTTTCAGGGCACTCCGATAGAAACCAGCTTTTAAGCTTTCTAAGTAAAATAAAACCTAAACCATCAAAAATAATAGTTGGTCATGGGGAAAGAAGAAAATGCGAAAGCTTAGCTGCGAGTATAAATAAAAAGTTTGGTAAAGCAATTGCCCCAGAAAACTTAGAAACAATAAGGTTAAGATAG
- a CDS encoding 50S ribosomal protein L37e translates to MKGTPSFGKRGHLKTHIKCRRCGRHSYHIRKKRCAACGFGAKKKIRRYSWQNKKVNKIRIV, encoded by the coding sequence ATGAAAGGAACACCCTCCTTTGGTAAAAGAGGACATTTAAAAACTCATATAAAATGCAGGAGATGCGGAAGGCATTCATATCATATCAGAAAAAAAAGATGCGCAGCATGCGGTTTTGGAGCAAAAAAGAAAATAAGAAGATACTCCTGGCAAAACAAGAAAGTTAATAAAATTAGAATCGTTTAA
- a CDS encoding UPF0179 family protein: protein MGRITIVGKNQAKVGYAFLFNKPSSICIKCKYYKPCMGGLEAGRVYIVKKVLNKVFECKLHFEEGNLVEVDEADIEANIDAKLAILEAIIDFHAIKCRNVSCENYFKCAPLGLRNGDKCKIVEVYEKVTCPLGAPLSFVRLHRLSFHSIQ from the coding sequence TTGGGAAGAATAACAATTGTTGGAAAGAATCAAGCTAAAGTAGGTTATGCTTTCCTTTTCAATAAACCATCAAGTATATGCATTAAATGCAAGTATTATAAGCCTTGTATGGGAGGGCTAGAAGCTGGCAGAGTTTATATTGTAAAAAAGGTTTTAAATAAGGTGTTTGAGTGTAAACTACATTTTGAAGAAGGTAACCTAGTTGAAGTTGATGAGGCTGATATAGAAGCTAATATAGACGCTAAGCTAGCTATTTTAGAGGCGATAATAGATTTTCATGCAATTAAATGCAGAAATGTTTCATGCGAAAATTATTTTAAATGTGCTCCATTAGGGTTAAGAAATGGAGATAAATGCAAAATAGTTGAGGTATACGAGAAGGTTACTTGTCCTTTAGGGGCTCCTCTCTCTTTTGTTCGCCTTCACCGCCTCTCTTTTCATAGCATTCAATAA
- the gcvPB gene encoding aminomethyl-transferring glycine dehydrogenase subunit GcvPB: MSFRQAKWSEPLIFERSKPGKIGFTLPEPTEEEKKIAGNVAEAIPKSLLRENLVELPEVSEVEVVRHYIRLSQQNYGVDLGVYPLGSCTMKYTPKITDVIVNNHKLRDLHPYQDEEFAQGILQILYELSNYFAEILGMDKVSLQPSAGAHGEYVGVMIIRAYHALNKELDKRTDIIVPDSAHGTNPANTTMAGFKTVVVPSAEDGTVDLKALKAIAGEHTAGFMLTNPNTLGVFERNVAEIAEIIHNAGGLVYYDGANLNAILGKARPGDMGFDIAHINTHKTFSTPHGGGGPGAGPVGVKKELEKFLPVPTVEYNGEKYYLDYNKPYSIGKVRGFYGNIAVLVRGYAYLLLMGAEGLERVAELSVLNANYVARKVLKAKGYTLPYKPENLRKHEAVVSAKQMMDETGVRALNVSKRLLDLGVHAPTNYFPLIVPEALMIEPTETESKESLDELINAFIKVSEEAYSNPKVVLDAPVNTTVDMVDDVKASHPKTMRLSWRMLKKHGETK, from the coding sequence ATGAGTTTTAGACAAGCAAAATGGAGTGAACCATTAATATTTGAAAGATCAAAACCTGGAAAAATTGGTTTTACGCTTCCAGAGCCTACAGAAGAAGAAAAGAAAATCGCAGGGAATGTTGCTGAAGCTATTCCAAAAAGCTTGCTTAGAGAAAACTTGGTTGAGTTGCCTGAAGTTTCAGAAGTTGAGGTTGTAAGGCATTATATTAGGCTTTCTCAGCAAAATTATGGAGTTGATTTAGGGGTTTACCCGCTTGGAAGTTGCACGATGAAATATACACCTAAAATCACTGATGTTATAGTTAATAATCATAAGCTTAGAGATCTTCACCCATATCAAGATGAAGAGTTTGCTCAAGGAATTCTTCAAATTTTATATGAGCTTTCAAATTATTTCGCTGAAATTTTAGGAATGGATAAGGTTTCTCTTCAACCTTCAGCTGGAGCTCATGGAGAATATGTTGGAGTAATGATTATTCGAGCTTATCATGCTTTAAACAAAGAGCTTGATAAAAGAACTGACATAATAGTTCCTGATTCAGCTCATGGTACAAATCCTGCTAACACAACAATGGCAGGATTTAAGACAGTTGTTGTTCCATCAGCTGAAGATGGAACGGTTGACTTAAAAGCTTTGAAAGCGATTGCTGGAGAGCATACAGCAGGGTTTATGTTAACAAACCCGAATACACTTGGGGTTTTTGAAAGAAACGTTGCTGAAATAGCTGAAATAATTCATAATGCAGGTGGATTAGTTTATTATGATGGAGCAAATTTGAATGCAATTTTAGGGAAGGCTAGACCAGGTGATATGGGCTTTGATATAGCGCATATAAATACGCATAAAACTTTTTCTACACCGCATGGGGGCGGAGGCCCAGGCGCTGGACCAGTAGGCGTTAAAAAAGAGCTTGAAAAGTTTCTTCCAGTTCCAACAGTAGAATATAATGGAGAAAAATATTATTTAGATTATAACAAGCCTTATTCAATAGGGAAAGTTAGAGGTTTTTATGGCAATATAGCAGTTTTAGTGAGGGGTTACGCATATCTGCTTTTAATGGGCGCTGAAGGGTTAGAAAGAGTAGCTGAGCTTTCAGTTTTAAATGCTAATTATGTAGCGAGGAAGGTACTTAAAGCAAAAGGTTATACGCTTCCATATAAACCTGAAAACTTAAGGAAGCATGAAGCAGTTGTAAGCGCTAAACAAATGATGGATGAAACAGGAGTAAGAGCCTTAAATGTTTCTAAAAGGCTTTTAGATTTAGGAGTCCATGCACCAACAAACTATTTCCCATTAATAGTTCCTGAAGCATTGATGATTGAACCTACAGAAACAGAAAGCAAAGAATCTTTAGATGAATTAATAAATGCATTCATTAAAGTAAGCGAAGAAGCTTATAGCAATCCTAAAGTTGTGTTAGATGCGCCTGTAAATACAACTGTAGATATGGTGGATGATGTTAAAGCTTCTCATCCAAAAACTATGCGTTTAAGCTGGAGAATGCTTAAAAAGCATGGAGAAACAAAATAA